In a genomic window of Aeromonas veronii:
- a CDS encoding prepilin-type N-terminal cleavage/methylation domain-containing protein — translation MKQYKGFGLLEILITLVLLGVGVAGLVAMSRGLLGSSQDGRRYEVAMRLAESKLDEFRTFNGVVSAVSPLTAYISIAAGSTTTTPTNGGGSYSLSWTVSNQYWNGTGWSATMPAGYLYTYPGRKIINVTVGWSDSAGQARSLLLSGAVSPTESLATNQMQGGGLDTSRPKPKVTYTPGAVPDVVSVDLGNGSKKETSKPLPHITGNAGTSRLIQFDSITYQTQGDNNNKQSLQDTASVLCSCSTSGTPEKAYLPGIPYYSATDKVQYWKVGEQVVKSVGGLSGNNKQEPLCASCCREHYDVADKGFSGYFSPLNMTRGRYRLSGSSLQAVTSGDYIDACRFVRLDGTYRPAPDWHLVSLTTFSSTFLNDTTNLANYQAYIAYVIREHVKWQKSAFSGKSDASWSAVTSSPAIQTFNTWLANNRAGSPNTDLTTPIGTVQLISRGIYVDIMSPSYLTNEVFKGAVTEPDIAKVPFQDVNMTLLNEWSSDNSTKLTVTSQPIATVVDPEKNYYGTYSRGRLTANASTYSGNPPTSNSITITAKSYQGNSGVVGSPILPEDITDAIVSTVKVNIQDSAQSPRTNINGVIKCLDLNTTYIGSGKDRVTVNSAVPCTQTSKNLTDIVSNSNVTCSVQDIGAPAEASYSCSGPAGSFFTLMFSKNKYQFVPAAGQQLTLPTSGTLPGGCVLMVSNDLKNAIPAPTPAIQTSCDIAP, via the coding sequence ATGAAACAGTACAAGGGATTTGGATTGTTGGAGATTTTAATCACGCTGGTGTTGCTCGGCGTGGGGGTGGCCGGATTGGTGGCCATGTCGCGCGGGCTCTTGGGCTCCTCCCAGGATGGGCGCCGCTATGAGGTGGCCATGCGACTGGCGGAGTCAAAACTCGATGAGTTTCGCACTTTCAACGGGGTGGTGAGCGCGGTCTCGCCGCTTACGGCCTATATCAGTATTGCCGCCGGGAGCACCACCACCACGCCTACCAATGGCGGAGGGAGCTACTCCCTGAGCTGGACCGTCAGTAATCAGTACTGGAACGGGACTGGCTGGTCAGCCACGATGCCGGCGGGGTATCTCTACACCTATCCGGGTCGCAAGATTATCAATGTGACGGTTGGCTGGAGCGACAGCGCGGGGCAAGCCCGTTCGCTGCTGCTTTCCGGTGCCGTCTCGCCAACCGAGTCGCTGGCCACTAATCAGATGCAGGGGGGGGGGCTCGATACCAGCCGGCCCAAACCTAAAGTCACTTATACGCCGGGCGCTGTACCAGATGTGGTGTCGGTAGATCTTGGCAATGGTAGCAAGAAAGAAACCAGTAAACCGCTGCCACACATTACCGGCAATGCGGGAACGAGCCGCTTGATCCAGTTTGACTCGATCACCTATCAAACACAGGGGGATAATAACAACAAGCAATCACTGCAGGATACAGCATCCGTGCTCTGTTCTTGCTCAACCAGCGGGACGCCTGAGAAAGCGTATCTACCGGGGATTCCCTATTATTCAGCGACTGATAAGGTGCAGTATTGGAAAGTAGGCGAGCAAGTAGTAAAGAGTGTCGGTGGGTTAAGCGGGAACAACAAGCAGGAGCCCCTGTGCGCGTCCTGCTGTCGCGAGCACTATGATGTGGCTGACAAGGGCTTTTCGGGATATTTCTCCCCGTTGAATATGACCCGTGGCCGCTATCGCTTAAGTGGTTCATCGCTACAAGCGGTGACCAGTGGTGATTATATCGATGCCTGCCGCTTCGTCAGGCTGGATGGCACATATCGCCCCGCCCCCGATTGGCACTTGGTCAGCCTTACCACGTTTTCGTCTACGTTTCTCAACGATACCACCAATCTTGCGAATTATCAGGCCTATATAGCCTATGTCATCCGTGAGCATGTAAAGTGGCAAAAGTCGGCATTTTCTGGCAAAAGTGATGCATCTTGGTCTGCTGTCACCTCATCTCCGGCTATCCAGACATTCAATACCTGGTTAGCGAATAATAGAGCTGGTAGCCCCAACACAGATTTGACGACACCTATAGGGACGGTTCAGCTAATTAGTCGTGGTATTTATGTGGATATTATGTCGCCCAGCTATTTAACCAATGAAGTATTTAAGGGCGCTGTGACGGAGCCTGATATTGCCAAGGTTCCTTTTCAGGATGTCAATATGACTTTGCTCAATGAGTGGAGCAGTGACAATAGTACCAAATTGACAGTGACGAGTCAGCCAATTGCGACTGTCGTTGATCCTGAAAAAAATTATTATGGAACTTATAGTCGAGGTCGTTTAACTGCTAATGCTTCAACTTATTCTGGTAACCCACCGACTAGTAATTCAATCACTATAACCGCAAAAAGTTATCAGGGTAATTCTGGTGTGGTGGGCAGTCCAATATTGCCAGAAGATATTACTGATGCCATTGTATCTACAGTGAAAGTTAATATTCAAGACTCCGCCCAGTCGCCTAGAACTAATATCAATGGTGTAATTAAATGCTTGGATCTGAATACGACGTATATTGGTTCAGGTAAAGATAGGGTGACAGTGAATAGCGCTGTACCTTGTACACAAACGTCTAAAAATTTGACAGACATTGTTAGCAATAGCAACGTAACCTGCTCGGTGCAAGATATTGGTGCGCCAGCGGAGGCGAGCTATTCATGTTCTGGTCCAGCAGGTAGTTTTTTCACCCTGATGTTCAGCAAGAACAAGTATCAATTTGTTCCTGCAGCAGGACAGCAATTGACCCTACCAACTAGTGGCACGCTTCCTGGTGGCTGTGTTTTGATGGTGTCAAATGACTTGAAAAATGCGATCCCTGCTCCAACCCCAGCAATACAAACTAGTTGTGACATCGCACCTTGA
- a CDS encoding NAD+ synthase — protein MAKALSLMLAQLNLTVGAIEDNTDKVIAAAAQAEQQGADLLVCSELALTGYPPEDLLLRADLMIRVDAALARIAEWQGNCAILVGHPWREGEALYNAASLYEQGKLIARYFKQDLPNYGVFDEKRYFTAANETCVVPFRGYQLGLLICEDLWQPGPALAAKAAGAELLLTINASPYDQEKPWIRRELMAERCDQTGLPLVYLNQVCGQDELIFDGCSKVFNSQGELIHKLAPFAEELALVRFADGQPVKEREPAAPLEPLAETYQALVLAVRDYVTKNGFQGAVLGLSGGIDSALTLAIAADAIGADKVQAVMMPFRYTAQMSVEDAKEQAERMGVEFNIISIEPMFEGFMAQLAPLFEGTTRDTTEENLQARCRGVLLMALSNKRRRIVLTTGNKSEMAVGYATLYGDMAGGFDVLKDVPKTLVFKLCEYRNSVDYVIPQRVIDRPPSAELAPDQVDQDSLPPYDILDAILKRYVEEDASVADMVAEGFEEAVVRKVIRLVDLNEYKRRQAAVGPRITARNFGKDRRYPITSGFGKQNW, from the coding sequence ATGGCAAAAGCCCTCTCTCTGATGCTTGCCCAGTTGAATCTGACGGTAGGCGCCATCGAAGATAACACTGACAAAGTGATCGCTGCGGCGGCTCAGGCCGAGCAGCAAGGTGCCGATCTGCTGGTCTGCTCCGAGCTGGCCCTGACCGGCTATCCACCGGAAGACTTGCTGCTGCGTGCCGATCTGATGATCCGGGTCGATGCCGCGCTGGCTCGCATTGCTGAATGGCAGGGCAACTGTGCCATTTTGGTGGGGCACCCCTGGCGTGAAGGTGAGGCGCTCTATAACGCCGCCTCCCTCTATGAGCAGGGCAAGCTGATTGCCCGTTACTTCAAGCAAGACTTGCCCAACTACGGGGTATTCGACGAGAAGCGCTACTTCACCGCTGCAAACGAGACCTGCGTGGTGCCGTTCCGTGGTTACCAACTGGGCTTGCTCATTTGTGAAGACCTGTGGCAACCGGGCCCGGCGCTGGCCGCCAAGGCAGCAGGAGCTGAGCTGCTGCTCACCATCAATGCGTCGCCGTACGATCAGGAGAAACCCTGGATCCGCCGCGAGCTGATGGCGGAGCGCTGCGATCAGACTGGCCTGCCGCTGGTCTATCTCAATCAGGTCTGTGGTCAGGATGAGTTGATTTTCGACGGCTGCTCCAAGGTGTTCAACAGCCAGGGCGAGTTGATCCACAAGCTCGCTCCGTTTGCCGAAGAGTTGGCGCTGGTACGTTTTGCCGATGGCCAGCCGGTGAAAGAGCGGGAACCCGCGGCGCCGCTGGAACCCTTGGCCGAGACCTATCAGGCGCTGGTGCTGGCGGTGCGTGACTATGTCACCAAGAACGGTTTTCAGGGGGCGGTGCTGGGCCTCTCCGGCGGGATCGACTCGGCGCTGACGCTCGCTATCGCGGCCGATGCCATCGGGGCGGACAAGGTACAGGCGGTGATGATGCCGTTCCGCTACACCGCCCAGATGAGTGTGGAGGATGCCAAGGAGCAGGCCGAGCGGATGGGGGTGGAGTTTAATATCATCTCCATCGAGCCGATGTTCGAGGGCTTTATGGCCCAGCTGGCGCCGCTGTTCGAAGGCACCACCCGCGATACCACCGAAGAGAACCTGCAGGCGCGCTGCCGCGGTGTGCTGCTGATGGCGCTCTCCAACAAACGTCGTCGTATCGTGCTGACTACCGGTAACAAGAGCGAAATGGCGGTCGGTTATGCCACCCTGTACGGTGACATGGCGGGCGGTTTCGACGTGCTGAAAGATGTGCCCAAGACGCTGGTCTTCAAATTGTGCGAATATCGCAACTCGGTTGACTACGTGATCCCGCAGCGGGTTATCGACCGTCCGCCTTCAGCGGAGCTGGCACCGGATCAGGTGGATCAAGACAGTCTGCCGCCGTACGACATCCTGGATGCGATCCTCAAGCGTTACGTGGAAGAGGATGCCTCGGTCGCTGACATGGTGGCGGAGGGCTTCGAGGAGGCGGTGGTGCGCAAGGTGATCCGGCTGGTGGATCTCAACGAATACAAGCGCCGTCAGGCGGCGGTCGGGCCCCGCATCACGGCTCGCAACTTTGGTAAGGATCGCCGTTACCCCATTACATCCGGGTTCGGTAAACAGAACTGGTAA
- the glnB gene encoding nitrogen regulatory protein P-II, with protein MKKIEAIIKPFKLDDVREALAEIGINGMTVSEVKGFGRQKGHTELYRGAEYMVDFLPKVKVELVVQDEELDACLEAIQNTARTGKIGDGKIFVCEVERVIRIRTGEENEDAI; from the coding sequence ATGAAGAAGATTGAAGCCATCATCAAACCGTTCAAGCTGGACGATGTGCGCGAGGCCCTGGCCGAGATCGGCATCAACGGCATGACCGTCTCCGAAGTCAAAGGGTTCGGGCGCCAGAAGGGCCACACCGAGCTCTATCGCGGCGCCGAATATATGGTCGATTTCCTGCCGAAAGTGAAGGTGGAGCTGGTGGTGCAGGACGAAGAGCTCGACGCTTGTCTGGAAGCGATCCAGAATACCGCTCGCACCGGCAAGATTGGTGATGGCAAGATCTTCGTCTGCGAGGTGGAGCGTGTCATTCGTATCCGTACCGGCGAAGAGAACGAAGACGCGATCTGA
- the luxS gene encoding S-ribosylhomocysteine lyase yields the protein MPLLDSFTVDHTRMAAPAVRVAKTMQTPNKDTITVFDLRFCMPNQEILSERGIHTLEHLFAGFMRDHLNGNGVEIIDISPMGCRTGFYMSLIGAPDEARVGAAWQAAMSDVLTVQEQGKIPELNEYQCGTYSMHSLEEAHAIARHVLERGIGVNRNDELALPEEKLKSL from the coding sequence ATGCCGTTATTGGACAGTTTTACCGTTGACCACACCCGCATGGCAGCCCCGGCGGTACGTGTGGCCAAGACCATGCAGACCCCTAACAAGGACACCATTACCGTGTTCGACCTGCGTTTTTGCATGCCGAACCAGGAGATCCTCTCCGAGCGCGGTATCCACACTCTCGAGCATCTGTTTGCCGGCTTCATGCGTGATCACCTGAACGGCAACGGGGTGGAGATCATCGATATCTCCCCCATGGGTTGCCGGACCGGCTTCTACATGAGCCTGATCGGTGCGCCTGACGAAGCCCGGGTTGGCGCAGCCTGGCAGGCCGCCATGAGCGACGTGCTGACCGTGCAGGAGCAGGGCAAGATCCCCGAGCTGAATGAATACCAGTGCGGTACCTACAGCATGCACTCGCTGGAAGAGGCTCATGCCATCGCCCGCCACGTGCTGGAGCGCGGCATCGGTGTCAACCGCAATGACGAGCTGGCTTTGCCGGAAGAGAAACTGAAAAGTCTGTGA
- a CDS encoding LrgB family protein — MSDNLLGLLCFALTLIFYYASKWLYGKKRILPLMPLLLAPTLLVAVVLLFHIPYQDYMAESHWLLWLLGPATVAFAVPVYENRQLIRRHWLSLSVGVAASVIMAVGSTVLLARWLDLSDMLQRSLAMRSITTPFAVEATRAIGGQSDLTALFVVLTGVTGMAVGESVLTVLAIRSRLGKGAGFGASAHGAGTARAYQMGNEEGVVSSMVMMIAGMVTVLIAPLLGKLFW; from the coding sequence ATGTCTGATAACCTGCTCGGGCTGCTCTGCTTCGCCCTGACCCTGATCTTCTACTACGCCAGCAAGTGGCTCTATGGCAAAAAACGCATCCTGCCGCTGATGCCGCTGCTGCTGGCACCGACGCTGCTGGTGGCGGTAGTGCTGCTGTTCCACATCCCCTATCAGGATTACATGGCCGAATCCCACTGGCTGCTCTGGCTGCTGGGCCCGGCCACCGTCGCCTTCGCGGTGCCGGTTTACGAGAACCGCCAGCTCATTCGCCGCCACTGGCTGTCGCTGTCGGTGGGGGTGGCTGCTTCCGTCATCATGGCGGTGGGCAGTACCGTGCTGCTAGCCCGCTGGCTGGATCTCTCCGACATGCTGCAACGCAGTCTGGCGATGCGTTCCATCACCACCCCGTTTGCGGTGGAGGCGACCCGCGCCATCGGCGGTCAGAGCGATCTCACCGCGCTGTTTGTGGTGCTAACCGGGGTGACGGGTATGGCGGTGGGAGAGAGCGTGCTCACCGTGCTGGCCATTCGTAGCCGACTCGGCAAAGGAGCGGGTTTTGGCGCCTCGGCTCACGGCGCCGGTACTGCCAGGGCCTATCAGATGGGCAACGAGGAGGGGGTGGTATCCAGCATGGTGATGATGATCGCCGGCATGGTGACCGTGCTGATCGCTCCCCTGCTGGGCAAGCTGTTCTGGTAG
- a CDS encoding CidA/LrgA family protein encodes MKALCLRWLQTPFQIVLLAAIWLLSDTAVRTLHLPLPANLTGMLLLLVCILLGVVKAQWFEAGARWLLTEMLLFFVPAVVAVVNYQDLLLQEGWRIMVVVLVSTTLVLGTTALVVDRVYRLELKLARRSRRHV; translated from the coding sequence ATGAAAGCCCTCTGCTTGCGCTGGTTACAGACCCCCTTCCAGATTGTATTGCTGGCAGCCATCTGGCTGCTGTCCGATACCGCGGTGCGCACCCTCCATCTGCCGTTGCCCGCCAACCTCACCGGCATGCTGTTGCTGTTGGTCTGCATCCTGCTCGGCGTGGTCAAGGCGCAGTGGTTTGAGGCCGGAGCCCGCTGGCTGCTGACGGAGATGCTGCTGTTCTTCGTGCCCGCCGTGGTGGCGGTGGTCAACTATCAGGATCTGCTGTTGCAGGAGGGGTGGCGCATCATGGTGGTGGTACTGGTGAGCACCACGCTGGTGCTCGGCACCACGGCGCTGGTGGTGGACAGGGTTTACCGCCTCGAACTGAAACTGGCCCGCCGGAGTCGCCGTCATGTCTGA
- a CDS encoding LysR substrate-binding domain-containing protein, translating into MDIRALRYFVELVREQSFTRASEKLFVTQPTISKMIRNIEEELGQPLLNREGRRFTLTDSGQVLFQRAQTILAEMQQLEAELADLQSLQHGRLTLGIPPMVGHVYADLIRAYRTRYPKVELTLAEYGGRRIEQAVLEGELDLAITMLPTKEEGALSALELDQYPIRVVLPDQPRWRGEAPLRLESLQEEPFLLYTQAFTLSERLEQACQDAGFVPQVAARSSQWDFLTAMVRSGMGVAFLPEPVCNRLTPDGLVLRPLEPALSWRLGVIWPNERYLSRTAEAWLALCRKRQAPH; encoded by the coding sequence ATGGATATTCGCGCCCTGCGCTATTTTGTCGAACTGGTTCGGGAGCAGAGCTTCACCCGCGCCTCAGAAAAGCTGTTCGTCACCCAGCCCACCATCAGCAAGATGATCCGCAATATCGAAGAGGAGCTGGGCCAGCCCCTGCTCAATCGGGAGGGGCGTCGCTTCACCCTGACCGACAGCGGCCAGGTGCTGTTCCAGCGGGCCCAGACCATTCTGGCCGAGATGCAGCAGCTGGAGGCGGAGCTGGCCGATCTGCAGAGCTTGCAACACGGTCGTCTCACCCTCGGCATTCCCCCCATGGTGGGCCACGTCTATGCGGATCTGATCCGCGCCTACCGCACCCGCTACCCCAAGGTGGAGCTGACGCTGGCGGAGTACGGCGGTCGCCGCATTGAACAGGCCGTGCTGGAAGGGGAGCTGGATCTCGCCATCACCATGCTGCCGACCAAAGAGGAGGGGGCCCTCAGTGCGCTGGAGCTGGATCAATACCCGATCAGGGTAGTGCTGCCGGATCAACCACGCTGGCGTGGCGAGGCGCCGCTGCGGCTGGAGTCCCTGCAGGAGGAGCCCTTTCTGCTCTATACCCAGGCATTCACCCTGAGCGAGCGGCTGGAGCAGGCGTGTCAGGATGCAGGCTTTGTGCCGCAGGTGGCGGCGCGCAGCAGTCAGTGGGATTTTCTCACCGCCATGGTGCGCAGTGGCATGGGGGTCGCCTTCTTGCCGGAGCCGGTCTGCAACCGGCTGACCCCGGATGGTCTGGTGCTGCGACCGCTGGAGCCAGCACTGAGCTGGCGACTCGGGGTGATCTGGCCGAACGAGCGCTATCTGTCGCGCACCGCCGAGGCCTGGCTGGCCCTCTGCCGCAAGCGGCAGGCGCCTCACTGA
- a CDS encoding TatD family hydrolase — MQLIDTHCHLDFPVFDQDREALLARCRALGVTEYIIPAITEDNWTRVMALAAPHDGLFYGLGIHPWYAGEQREGVMERLRTLVMSQPAGLVAIGECGLDLRSHVPQDGQLALFEAQIRLAVDAGLPLIIHSVRANDTVAKLLRRVKPPRGGVIHAFSGSLQQAEAFWQLGFRLGVGGVISFERANKTRDVFRAMPLEALVLETDSPDMPLQGEQGTRNTPEALPKIAEILMTLRKESSTDVAKVLLETARHIFHHDQLQ, encoded by the coding sequence ATGCAACTGATCGATACCCATTGCCATCTCGACTTTCCGGTGTTCGACCAGGACAGGGAGGCGTTGCTGGCCCGTTGCCGGGCATTGGGGGTGACGGAGTATATCATTCCTGCCATCACAGAGGATAACTGGACTCGTGTGATGGCGCTTGCAGCGCCGCATGACGGCCTCTTTTATGGCCTGGGCATTCATCCCTGGTATGCCGGTGAGCAGCGGGAGGGGGTGATGGAGCGGCTACGAACGCTGGTGATGAGCCAACCTGCCGGGTTGGTGGCCATTGGCGAGTGTGGGCTGGACCTGCGCTCTCATGTGCCGCAGGACGGTCAGCTTGCGCTGTTTGAGGCTCAGATCCGGCTGGCCGTCGATGCCGGGCTACCCCTGATAATCCACTCGGTACGCGCCAATGACACCGTTGCCAAGCTGTTGCGCCGTGTCAAGCCGCCACGTGGCGGGGTGATCCACGCCTTTAGCGGTTCGCTGCAGCAGGCGGAAGCATTCTGGCAACTGGGCTTTCGACTCGGAGTGGGCGGGGTGATCAGTTTTGAGCGGGCGAACAAGACGCGAGACGTATTTCGGGCTATGCCGCTTGAGGCTCTGGTGCTGGAAACCGATTCGCCCGATATGCCGTTGCAAGGTGAACAAGGCACCAGAAATACGCCGGAAGCGCTGCCGAAGATAGCGGAAATATTGATGACGTTGCGGAAGGAATCATCGACAGATGTTGCCAAGGTGTTACTTGAAACTGCCCGGCATATTTTCCATCACGATCAATTGCAGTGA
- a CDS encoding NupC/NupG family nucleoside CNT transporter: protein MNLLMGLVGMATLVLIAVLFSSNRKAINVRTVVGAFLIQAGLGAFVLYVPVGRDILVGVSSAVSSVISYGQNGIDFLFGGLVSNKMFEVFGGGGFIFAFRVLPVIIFFSSLIAVLYYLGIMQIVIKLLGGGLQKVLGTSRTESLSATANIFVGQTEAPLVVRPYISKMTDSELFAVMCGGLASVAGSVLAGYASMGVKMEYLIAASFMAAPGGLLFAKLLVPETETPNYDESSSDAELDDKPANVIDAAAAGASAGMQLALNVGAMLLAFIGLIAMINGIFSGVGGWFGYPQLSLELLLGWIFSPLAFLIGVPWNEAVVAGSFIGQKLVVNEFVAYLNFAPYLKDEVLINGVAMSAHTKAIISFALCGFANLSSVAILLGGLGSMAPNRRGTIARFGLKAVLAGSLSNLMSATIAGFFLALSGM, encoded by the coding sequence ATGAATTTGCTCATGGGTCTGGTAGGGATGGCGACGCTCGTCCTTATCGCGGTGCTGTTCTCCAGCAATCGCAAGGCAATCAACGTTCGTACCGTGGTGGGAGCGTTCTTAATTCAAGCCGGTCTGGGGGCGTTTGTCCTCTATGTACCGGTCGGTCGCGATATCCTGGTCGGTGTGTCCAGCGCCGTCTCCAGTGTGATCAGCTACGGCCAAAACGGGATTGACTTCCTGTTCGGCGGTCTGGTCAGCAACAAGATGTTTGAAGTGTTCGGTGGCGGCGGCTTTATCTTTGCCTTCCGTGTTCTGCCGGTCATCATCTTCTTCTCTTCCCTGATTGCCGTGCTCTACTACCTGGGCATCATGCAGATAGTCATCAAGTTGCTGGGCGGCGGCCTGCAGAAAGTACTGGGTACTTCCCGCACTGAATCCCTGTCTGCGACTGCCAACATCTTCGTCGGTCAGACCGAAGCGCCGCTGGTGGTTCGTCCCTACATCTCCAAGATGACTGACTCCGAGCTGTTCGCGGTCATGTGTGGTGGCCTGGCTTCTGTTGCCGGTTCCGTACTGGCCGGTTACGCGTCCATGGGCGTGAAGATGGAGTACCTGATTGCTGCCTCCTTCATGGCTGCACCGGGTGGTCTGCTGTTCGCCAAGCTGCTGGTTCCCGAGACCGAGACCCCGAACTACGACGAAAGCTCTAGCGATGCCGAGCTGGATGACAAGCCTGCCAACGTCATTGACGCGGCTGCAGCTGGCGCCTCTGCCGGTATGCAACTGGCCCTGAACGTCGGCGCCATGCTGCTGGCCTTCATCGGTCTGATCGCCATGATCAACGGCATCTTCTCCGGTGTGGGTGGCTGGTTCGGTTATCCGCAACTCTCTCTGGAGTTGCTGCTGGGCTGGATCTTCTCCCCGCTGGCCTTCCTGATCGGTGTGCCCTGGAATGAAGCCGTGGTTGCCGGTTCCTTCATCGGTCAGAAGCTGGTGGTGAACGAGTTCGTGGCTTACCTGAACTTTGCTCCGTACCTGAAAGATGAAGTGCTGATCAACGGCGTGGCCATGTCTGCCCACACCAAGGCGATCATCTCCTTCGCTCTGTGTGGTTTTGCCAACCTCTCCTCTGTTGCCATCCTGCTGGGTGGTCTGGGATCCATGGCGCCGAACCGCCGTGGCACCATTGCCCGCTTTGGTCTGAAAGCCGTACTGGCTGGCTCTCTGTCCAACCTGATGTCTGCCACTATCGCAGGCTTCTTCCTGGCGCTGTCCGGCATGTAA
- a CDS encoding DUF1427 family protein, with protein MNEVLLAIAAGFIVGLLFSFLKLPIPAPPVLSGVMGIVGVYLGGIAYSWILTRFFS; from the coding sequence ATGAATGAAGTGTTACTGGCGATTGCGGCCGGCTTTATCGTTGGCTTGTTGTTTTCTTTCCTCAAATTGCCGATCCCGGCACCTCCCGTTTTGTCCGGGGTAATGGGGATCGTCGGGGTTTATCTGGGGGGGATCGCCTACTCCTGGATCCTGACCCGTTTTTTCTCTTAA
- the deoC gene encoding deoxyribose-phosphate aldolase: MTDLKLAAQRALNLMDLTTLNDDDTDQKVIDLCRKAKSPAGLTAAVCIYPRFIPIARKTLREIGAADVRIATVTNFPHGNDDIEIAVAETRAAVAYGADEVDVVFPYRAFMAGNEQIGFDLVKACKEACGANVLLKVIIETGELKEEALIRRASEICIDAGADFIKTSTGKVPVNATPEAARIMMEVIKAKNPKVGFKPAGGVKDAAVAGQYLAMAEEILGNDWVSARTFRFGASSLLASLLATLGHGDKPANTSGY; the protein is encoded by the coding sequence ATGACCGATCTGAAACTGGCCGCCCAACGCGCCCTGAACCTGATGGACCTGACCACCCTGAACGATGACGACACCGATCAGAAGGTCATCGACCTGTGCCGCAAGGCCAAGTCACCGGCTGGCCTGACCGCCGCCGTCTGCATCTACCCCCGTTTTATCCCTATCGCTCGCAAGACCCTGCGTGAGATCGGCGCTGCCGATGTACGCATTGCGACCGTGACCAACTTCCCGCACGGCAACGACGACATCGAGATCGCCGTGGCCGAGACCCGTGCAGCAGTCGCCTACGGTGCTGACGAAGTGGACGTGGTGTTCCCGTACCGCGCCTTCATGGCGGGTAATGAACAGATCGGTTTTGATCTGGTCAAAGCCTGTAAAGAGGCCTGTGGTGCCAACGTGCTGCTGAAAGTGATCATCGAAACCGGCGAGCTGAAAGAAGAGGCGCTGATCCGTCGCGCTTCCGAAATCTGTATCGATGCCGGTGCTGACTTCATCAAGACCTCTACTGGCAAGGTGCCGGTCAATGCGACTCCGGAAGCGGCCCGCATCATGATGGAAGTGATCAAGGCCAAGAATCCGAAAGTCGGCTTCAAGCCGGCGGGTGGCGTGAAAGATGCCGCCGTTGCCGGTCAGTACCTGGCCATGGCCGAAGAGATCCTCGGCAACGACTGGGTATCCGCCCGTACCTTCCGCTTTGGTGCATCCAGCCTGCTGGCCAGTCTGCTGGCCACTCTGGGGCATGGCGACAAGCCGGCCAACACCAGCGGTTACTAA